From Arcobacter sp. CECT 8983, the proteins below share one genomic window:
- a CDS encoding TetR/AcrR family transcriptional regulator, which yields MKKSSKYHHGNLKEEMLQLALETISKEGIEVLTLKFLSDKLNTSRSAIYRHFSSKQDLIQNVIAYGFNLFEETLIPTLNKNNGTVLERLSAMSDSYLDFAINNPNLYRVLFGEKYQDIRENTCTLADKNIEDSFTLLIMLLEEGKEKDILKIENSFLQAQTIHALIHGIAILYIDGHINIKNNINELYKISFDSLLNGIKKQKN from the coding sequence TTGAAGAAATCGTCAAAATATCACCACGGAAACTTAAAAGAAGAGATGTTGCAGTTAGCATTAGAAACTATCTCAAAAGAAGGAATAGAAGTTCTTACTTTAAAATTTTTAAGTGATAAACTAAACACTTCAAGAAGTGCAATATATAGACACTTCTCCTCAAAACAAGATTTAATACAAAATGTAATTGCTTATGGATTTAATCTTTTTGAAGAAACATTAATCCCAACATTAAATAAAAATAATGGAACAGTTTTAGAAAGATTATCTGCAATGAGTGATTCTTATTTAGATTTTGCAATAAATAATCCAAATTTATATAGAGTTTTATTTGGTGAAAAATACCAAGATATAAGAGAAAATACTTGTACTCTTGCTGATAAGAATATAGAAGATAGTTTTACACTTTTAATAATGTTATTAGAAGAGGGGAAAGAAAAAGATATTTTAAAAATAGAAAACTCTTTTTTACAAGCTCAAACAATACATGCTTTGATTCATGGAATAGCAATTTTATATATAGATGGACATATTAATATTAAGAATAATATAAATGAGTTATATAAAATCTCTTTTGATTCATTACTTAATGGTATAAAAAAACAAAAAAATTAA
- a CDS encoding hemolysin family protein, whose product MELLIILFIAVIGVSFLCSVLESVILSTNFSYISVLEEKNPETGKLLKNLKTDIDSSIASILILNTIANTLGATAIGVQAQNVFSGDKTLVMIVSILLTFAILFFAEIIPKTIGAVYWKQLAPLATRFIKFFVILTFPIIKATQFVTKKIKGKDSSDSISREELIHTTLLSEEEGVIGDLESDIIENTLSLNDIKIKDILTPRSVMYAINKDSIIKDILEDKRTYKFSRVPIYDETIDNIVGVVLTKKLFKQAIRDKNATMESIMKPVFALNENIPVGKALSKFIQKKEHMFIVLDNYDQTEGIITLEDCIETLLGLEIMDELDTTADMRRLALNKMKAKRKERASKGA is encoded by the coding sequence ATGGAACTTTTAATAATCCTCTTTATAGCCGTAATTGGCGTTTCTTTTTTATGTTCAGTTTTAGAGTCTGTGATTCTTTCAACTAACTTTTCTTATATTTCAGTTTTAGAAGAAAAAAATCCTGAAACAGGTAAACTTCTTAAAAATCTAAAGACAGATATAGATAGTTCAATCGCTTCAATCTTAATTCTTAATACTATTGCAAATACTTTAGGTGCAACTGCTATTGGTGTACAAGCACAAAATGTATTTAGTGGTGATAAAACATTAGTGATGATAGTTTCTATCCTTCTTACTTTTGCCATTTTATTTTTTGCAGAGATTATTCCTAAAACAATTGGTGCAGTTTATTGGAAACAATTAGCTCCCCTTGCAACAAGATTTATTAAGTTTTTTGTAATATTAACTTTTCCTATAATCAAAGCAACTCAGTTTGTTACTAAAAAGATAAAAGGAAAAGATAGTAGTGATTCAATATCAAGAGAAGAGTTAATTCACACGACTTTATTAAGTGAAGAAGAAGGTGTTATTGGAGATTTAGAATCAGATATCATAGAAAATACTCTATCATTAAATGATATTAAAATCAAAGATATTTTAACACCAAGATCAGTTATGTATGCAATCAATAAGGACTCTATTATAAAAGATATATTAGAGGACAAAAGAACTTACAAATTTTCAAGAGTTCCAATATACGATGAAACAATTGACAACATTGTAGGAGTAGTTCTTACTAAAAAGCTTTTTAAACAAGCAATTAGAGATAAAAATGCAACAATGGAATCTATAATGAAACCAGTTTTTGCATTAAATGAGAATATTCCTGTAGGAAAAGCACTTAGTAAGTTTATTCAGAAAAAAGAACATATGTTTATTGTTCTTGATAATTATGATCAAACAGAAGGTATTATTACCTTAGAAGATTGTATCGAAACACTTCTTGGTTTAGAAATCATGGATGAGCTTGATACAACAGCAGATATGAGAAGACTTGCACTAAATAAAATGAAAGCAAAAAGAAAGGAAAGAGCATCGAAAGGAGCATAA
- a CDS encoding metallophosphoesterase family protein, with protein sequence MTYIIGDVHGEYDDLILLIKKIPTNSEIIFVGDIVDRGSKSNKVIEIIKENGYKCVLGNHEKMMIDFSEYFIKDYPNIPFTGFLDAWIKNGGKETLKSYDLIATDKYDGKLICNKNNKGFKQYKEDIDWLKSLPLYIRLDKKKNNKPIVISHASFADIWNLVESKENKKTVEQYALWNRKPPKENSAIFNIFGHTPVSSIDTSKHYINVDTGCCYKKEQNLGKLSAYCIETNEVISV encoded by the coding sequence ATGACATATATAATTGGTGATGTTCATGGCGAGTATGATGACTTAATATTATTAATAAAAAAAATTCCTACAAATAGTGAAATTATATTTGTTGGGGATATTGTTGATAGAGGAAGTAAATCAAACAAAGTTATAGAAATTATAAAAGAAAATGGCTATAAATGTGTATTAGGTAATCATGAAAAAATGATGATAGATTTCAGTGAATACTTTATAAAAGATTATCCAAATATTCCTTTTACAGGTTTTTTAGACGCATGGATAAAAAATGGTGGTAAAGAAACATTAAAGTCTTACGATTTAATAGCAACTGATAAATATGATGGGAAATTAATTTGTAATAAAAATAACAAAGGTTTTAAACAATATAAAGAAGATATTGATTGGTTAAAAAGTTTACCTTTATATATTAGATTAGATAAAAAGAAAAATAATAAACCAATAGTTATATCCCATGCTTCTTTTGCTGATATTTGGAATCTAGTAGAATCTAAAGAAAATAAGAAGACAGTAGAACAATATGCTTTATGGAATAGAAAGCCTCCAAAAGAAAATTCTGCTATTTTTAATATATTTGGACATACACCTGTTTCAAGTATAGATACAAGTAAACACTATATAAATGTTGATACAGGATGTTGTTATAAAAAAGAACAAAACTTGGGTAAATTAAGTGCATATTGTATAGAAACCAATGAAGTTATATCTGTCTAA
- a CDS encoding NAD(P)H-dependent oxidoreductase — protein MKNILVILAHPNEKSLNHYIASLIKEEMSKKNSVEFIDLYKSEYQQGFYQLEDKKTKEKTYFQEKISKADEIVFVFPYWWGSIPAILKNWIDWNFSTNFAYKYKNSRPVGLLKNKKVTIFTTTGAPKFYYALTGANRRHKNMWKEQIINFCGMELSSFNIFGGIDTKLKNINKIRNHIIKIINQ, from the coding sequence ATGAAAAATATATTAGTAATACTAGCTCATCCAAATGAGAAATCATTAAACCACTACATTGCATCACTTATCAAAGAGGAGATGTCAAAAAAAAATAGTGTAGAATTTATTGATTTATATAAATCAGAATATCAACAAGGTTTTTATCAACTAGAAGATAAAAAAACAAAAGAGAAAACATATTTTCAAGAAAAAATTTCTAAAGCAGATGAAATAGTATTTGTATTTCCATATTGGTGGGGATCAATTCCTGCAATATTAAAAAATTGGATAGATTGGAATTTTTCTACAAACTTTGCATATAAATACAAAAACTCAAGACCTGTGGGACTATTAAAAAACAAAAAAGTTACAATATTTACAACAACTGGAGCTCCAAAATTTTATTATGCATTAACTGGTGCAAATAGAAGACATAAAAATATGTGGAAAGAACAGATTATAAACTTTTGTGGTATGGAATTGTCAAGTTTTAATATTTTTGGTGGAATAGATACAAAACTAAAGAATATTAATAAAATTAGAAACCATATAATTAAGATTATTAATCAATAG
- the uvrA gene encoding excinuclease ABC subunit UvrA, with protein sequence MQDTIKIFNAKENNLKNINLEIPKNKLVVFTGLSGSGKSTLAFDTLYAEGQRRYIESLSAYARQFLDKVGKPDVERIEGLTPAIAIDQKTTSKNPRSTVGTITEVYDYFRLLYARVGKQHCHKCGEPISKMSATDVIEQVLKLPDNSKIVILAPLINRKKGTFADLLESLRGKGYVRAMIDGVMARLDEDIELEKNKMHTIKVVIDRVVVKDENKDRIAQDVEKGLKESFGELEVEVMNHEEVGVDKHIHYSEHMACFDCKISFEPLEPLSFSFNSPKGACSSCDGLGIRYALDMKKVINEELPVEDGAIKIIYGFNKGYYFKMLMAYCEGAGIDITIPFKELPEHQQKSILHGGVEEAKFTWKRHSLTRKWEGIVKIAYDMIKDEKEMAEFMTEKICSDCGGNRLKPSSQSVYVANKTISDVINKPIEEAHKFFQDDKNFEYFSDQEKMISAPILKEIRERIFFLHDVGLGYITLGRDARTISGGEAQRIRVASQIGSGLTGVMYVLDEPSIGLHERDTNKLIKTLKALQEKGNTVIVVEHDKETIEAADFIVDIGPNAGKFGGEIVFAGTLKQMNKAKTLTAQYVSGKKKIDYLHNRPQEDFIKIKNVNINNIKNLDVELPLKNLVSITGVSGSGKSSLILQTLLPVAKELLNHAKKVKKVDGVEIEGLEKLDKVIYLDQSPIGRTPRSNPATYTGLMDEIRTLFSKTKEASLRGYKIGRFSFNVKGGRCEKCQGEGEIKIEMHFLPDIMVKCDDCQGRRYNAQTLEILYKGKNISDVLNMSVDEALEFFVKVPKIKAKLQTLSDVGLGYITLGQNAVTLSGGEAQRIKLSKELSKKDTGNTLYVLDEPTTGLHFADVDRLTKVLHHLVEVGNSVLVIEHNLDIIKNSDWIIDMGPEGGSKGGEIVAEGTPEELAANHKKTKSYTGYYLDKEINS encoded by the coding sequence ATGCAAGATACAATCAAAATATTTAATGCCAAAGAAAATAACTTAAAAAATATAAATTTAGAGATTCCGAAAAATAAACTTGTAGTTTTTACAGGGCTTTCTGGTTCTGGTAAGTCTACTTTAGCTTTTGATACTTTATATGCAGAAGGACAAAGAAGATATATAGAATCTTTAAGTGCTTATGCAAGACAATTCTTAGATAAAGTGGGAAAACCAGATGTTGAAAGAATTGAAGGACTAACACCTGCAATTGCTATTGATCAAAAGACTACATCTAAAAATCCAAGGTCTACTGTTGGAACTATTACTGAAGTATATGATTACTTTAGACTTTTATATGCAAGAGTTGGAAAACAACACTGTCATAAATGTGGAGAGCCTATTTCAAAAATGTCTGCAACTGATGTAATAGAACAAGTACTAAAACTACCTGACAACTCAAAAATTGTTATTTTAGCTCCACTAATTAACAGAAAAAAAGGTACTTTTGCAGACTTACTAGAATCTTTAAGAGGTAAAGGTTATGTAAGAGCTATGATTGATGGTGTTATGGCTAGACTTGATGAAGATATTGAGCTAGAAAAAAATAAAATGCATACAATCAAAGTTGTAATTGATAGAGTTGTAGTAAAAGATGAAAACAAAGATAGAATTGCACAAGATGTTGAAAAAGGTTTAAAAGAGTCTTTTGGAGAACTTGAAGTTGAAGTAATGAACCATGAAGAAGTAGGAGTTGATAAGCATATCCACTACTCTGAACATATGGCTTGTTTTGATTGTAAAATATCTTTTGAACCACTTGAACCTTTATCATTTTCATTTAACTCACCTAAAGGAGCTTGTTCTTCTTGTGATGGCCTTGGTATTAGATATGCTTTAGATATGAAAAAAGTAATAAATGAGGAACTACCTGTAGAGGATGGGGCTATTAAAATTATTTATGGTTTTAATAAAGGTTACTATTTTAAAATGCTTATGGCCTATTGTGAAGGTGCTGGCATTGATATTACAATTCCATTTAAAGAATTACCTGAACATCAACAAAAATCAATTTTACATGGTGGAGTTGAAGAAGCAAAATTTACATGGAAAAGACATAGTCTAACAAGAAAATGGGAAGGTATTGTAAAAATTGCCTATGACATGATTAAAGATGAAAAAGAAATGGCTGAGTTTATGACAGAAAAGATTTGCTCTGATTGTGGAGGAAATAGACTTAAACCTTCATCTCAAAGTGTATATGTTGCAAATAAAACAATTTCAGATGTTATAAATAAACCTATTGAAGAAGCACATAAATTTTTCCAAGATGACAAAAATTTTGAATATTTTAGTGACCAAGAAAAGATGATTTCAGCCCCTATTTTAAAAGAAATACGTGAAAGAATTTTCTTTTTACATGATGTGGGATTAGGATATATTACTCTTGGACGAGATGCAAGAACAATTTCAGGAGGAGAAGCTCAAAGAATTAGAGTTGCCTCACAAATTGGTTCAGGTCTTACAGGAGTTATGTATGTACTTGATGAACCATCTATTGGACTACACGAAAGAGATACAAATAAACTTATTAAAACACTTAAAGCTTTACAAGAAAAAGGTAATACTGTTATTGTTGTAGAACATGATAAAGAGACTATTGAAGCAGCAGATTTTATTGTAGATATTGGTCCAAACGCAGGTAAATTTGGTGGTGAAATTGTTTTTGCTGGAACATTAAAACAAATGAATAAAGCTAAAACTTTAACTGCTCAATATGTAAGTGGTAAAAAGAAAATTGATTATCTACATAATAGACCTCAAGAAGATTTTATAAAAATCAAGAATGTAAATATCAATAATATTAAAAATCTAGATGTAGAATTACCACTTAAAAACCTTGTATCAATTACAGGGGTTTCAGGTTCTGGTAAATCTTCACTTATTTTACAAACTCTACTTCCTGTGGCAAAAGAGTTATTAAACCATGCAAAAAAAGTTAAAAAAGTAGATGGAGTAGAAATTGAAGGCTTAGAAAAACTTGATAAAGTAATTTATCTTGACCAAAGTCCTATTGGAAGAACTCCAAGATCTAATCCTGCAACATATACAGGTTTAATGGATGAAATTAGAACACTATTTTCTAAAACTAAAGAAGCAAGCCTTAGAGGTTATAAAATTGGTAGATTCTCATTTAACGTAAAAGGTGGAAGATGTGAGAAATGTCAAGGTGAAGGTGAAATTAAAATAGAAATGCACTTCTTACCAGATATAATGGTTAAATGTGATGACTGTCAAGGTAGAAGATATAATGCTCAAACTTTAGAAATCCTTTACAAAGGGAAAAATATTTCAGATGTACTTAATATGAGTGTTGATGAAGCTTTAGAATTCTTTGTAAAAGTGCCTAAAATTAAAGCAAAATTACAAACACTTTCAGATGTGGGACTTGGATATATTACTTTAGGACAAAATGCAGTTACTCTTTCAGGAGGGGAAGCTCAAAGAATTAAGTTATCAAAAGAGTTAAGTAAAAAAGATACAGGAAATACTCTTTATGTACTAGATGAGCCAACTACAGGTTTACACTTTGCTGATGTTGATAGACTTACAAAAGTATTACACCATTTAGTTGAAGTAGGAAACTCTGTATTAGTTATTGAACATAACTTAGATATTATCAAAAACTCTGATTGGATTATTGATATGGGTCCTGAAGGTGGAAGTAAAGGTGGAGAAATTGTTGCTGAAGGTACGCCTGAAGAGTTAGCAGCAAACCATAAAAAAACAAAATCATACACAGGATATTATTTAGATAAAGAGATAAACTCTTAA